One Pirellulales bacterium genomic window carries:
- a CDS encoding redoxin domain-containing protein, whose product MIGTRPGEWQVTEWINSGPLRLDDLRGKVVLVRWFMDPSCPDCSATAPALREFDELYRDAGLVVAGMFHNSERPLDEVREIVKQYGYAFPVAIDRETVTRRQWTLGGDDCGYSDPYRSVTFLLDRRGFVRHVHRVGRYVKGDADYEQMRSAIERLLLDESRLDELLDRPEGRRFTEAERHELESLAKANERVPLIRIQAIGAAEKEANENAPTGSHGGTSQD is encoded by the coding sequence TTGATCGGCACTCGGCCAGGGGAATGGCAGGTCACCGAATGGATCAACAGTGGGCCTTTGCGGCTGGACGATCTGCGGGGCAAGGTGGTGCTGGTTCGCTGGTTCATGGATCCCTCCTGCCCCGATTGCTCCGCCACCGCGCCGGCGTTGCGCGAATTCGACGAGCTTTACCGAGACGCCGGGCTGGTGGTTGCGGGCATGTTCCACAACTCCGAACGGCCGCTCGATGAAGTTCGAGAAATCGTCAAACAATACGGCTACGCATTCCCGGTCGCCATCGACCGGGAGACCGTCACGCGCCGCCAGTGGACTCTGGGAGGCGACGACTGCGGATACAGCGACCCCTACCGGAGCGTGACCTTTTTGCTCGACCGTCGGGGCTTCGTCCGGCATGTGCATCGGGTCGGACGGTATGTGAAAGGCGACGCGGACTACGAACAGATGCGGTCGGCGATCGAGCGGCTGCTTCTGGACGAATCCCGTTTGGACGAACTCCTCGACCGGCCGGAGGGACGTCGATTCACCGAGGCGGAGCGGCATGAATTGGAGTCGCTGGCGAAGGCCAACGAACGGGTGCCGTTGATCCGCATACAAGCGATCGGAGCGGCGGAGAAGGAGGCGAATGAGAATGCGCCAACGGGTTCTCACGGTGGCACGAGCCAAGACTGA
- a CDS encoding sugar phosphate isomerase/epimerase family protein yields the protein MPSPRPLDRRSFLHTAGATLAAAGALSSGANSLADGTAKTMKKAVKWGMIQIDGSVLDKFKLMKELGFDGMELDAPNSLDKSEVLRARDETGLPIHGVVDSVHWNDTLSHPDAAVRAKGVKALEQALRDSKTYGGTTVLLVAGKVERGRVSYADVYKRSQEEIRKALPLAGELNIKIAIENVWNDFLLSPIEEARYIDEFESPYVGAYFDVGNVMRYGYPEDWIRVLGKRILKVDIKEFSLKKMREEGLGKGFGVELLEGDNDWHAVMTAFREIGYHGWATAEIPGGGRERLQKIALLMDKIFAS from the coding sequence ATGCCGTCGCCTCGACCACTCGATCGTCGTAGTTTTTTGCACACCGCCGGCGCGACGCTGGCCGCGGCGGGGGCATTGTCTTCGGGCGCAAACTCGCTGGCCGACGGCACTGCCAAGACCATGAAAAAGGCTGTGAAGTGGGGCATGATCCAGATCGATGGCTCGGTGCTCGACAAGTTCAAGTTGATGAAAGAACTCGGCTTCGACGGAATGGAGCTCGACGCCCCCAACTCGCTCGACAAAAGCGAAGTGCTTCGTGCCCGTGACGAGACCGGGCTGCCGATCCACGGCGTGGTCGACTCGGTGCATTGGAACGACACGCTCTCGCATCCCGACGCCGCCGTGCGGGCCAAAGGCGTGAAGGCCCTGGAGCAGGCCCTGCGCGATTCCAAAACCTACGGCGGCACGACGGTGCTGCTGGTGGCCGGCAAGGTCGAGCGGGGCCGCGTTTCCTACGCCGACGTCTACAAACGCTCGCAGGAAGAGATTCGCAAGGCGCTGCCGCTGGCCGGCGAATTGAACATCAAGATCGCCATCGAAAACGTGTGGAACGATTTTCTGCTCAGCCCGATCGAAGAGGCACGTTATATCGACGAGTTCGAATCGCCCTACGTGGGGGCCTATTTCGACGTGGGCAACGTGATGCGCTACGGCTATCCGGAGGACTGGATTCGCGTGCTGGGCAAGCGCATTCTGAAGGTCGACATCAAGGAATTCAGCCTCAAGAAGATGCGCGAAGAGGGGCTGGGCAAAGGTTTTGGCGTAGAGCTGCTGGAAGGCGACAACGACTGGCACGCCGTGATGACGGCGTTTCGCGAGATCGGCTACCACGGTTGGGCCACGGCGGAAATACCCGGCGGCGGCCGCGAGCGGCTGCAGAAGATCGCCCTGCTGATGGATAAGATTTTCGCGAGCTGA
- a CDS encoding dienelactone hydrolase family protein: MTRTQRGISLARLWILDFGLWTFLCVAIFTTPLFAAEPFAGTKPLEIEGDLADLMVQGIDRLLLNQIDASVERRSRYWKRDFSSAEKYNESVAENRRHLAKIIGAFDPREPVTALEYIETTSHKALVGRGDGYEVYAVRWPVLRGMKGEGLLLVPVDKKPVADVVAVPDADQTPEMIVGLLPGVEPEAQFARRLAESGCRVVVPTLIDRADTFSIAGGGARPTNQPHREFIYRQAFEMGRHIIGYEVQKILAVVDWFTNEAKGGDAKIGVYGYAEGGLLALYAGALDTRIDVTCVSGYFGPREQVWGEPIYRNVFGLLDEFGDAEIASLVAPRALIIEASLAPRIDGPRAPHDGRSGAAPGRWESPSTDAVKAEWDRVRQWVAKRHPALSHLSLLSAQGKPGVELGAALGGFLKTLAGAKAASPGQVPTYDRPGFNPQGRLKRQLDEMTEYTQQLMREGEYTRKALWAKANRSSVDSWRETTAQYRKMFADEVVGRFELDRLPPNPRSRKVYDEAKYTGYDVVLDVFPEVFAYGILLVPKDIKQGEQRPVVVCQHGLEGRPQDVADPKINNPAYNQFAIRLAERGFITFSPQNPYIFKDRFRTLQRKSNPLRKTLFSTIVPQHQQITDWLASLPMVDAKRIGFYGLSYGGKSAMRIPALVDRYALSICSADFNEWIWKNTSIRSPYSYVGTMEYEIFEFDLGNTFNYAEMAGLICPRPFMVERGHHDGVAPDEWVAYEFAKVRLLYSDLKIPERTTIEFFDGPHTIHGVGTFAFLHQHLNWPEPAVPAAAK; encoded by the coding sequence ATGACCCGGACCCAACGCGGAATCTCACTGGCCCGACTTTGGATTTTGGACTTCGGACTGTGGACTTTTCTCTGCGTCGCAATCTTCACGACCCCGCTTTTCGCTGCCGAGCCCTTCGCCGGCACGAAGCCGCTGGAGATCGAAGGCGACCTGGCCGACCTGATGGTGCAAGGCATCGACCGCTTATTACTCAACCAGATCGACGCCTCGGTCGAACGCCGCTCGCGCTACTGGAAACGCGATTTCTCGTCGGCCGAAAAATACAACGAATCGGTGGCCGAGAACCGCCGGCACCTGGCCAAGATCATCGGCGCGTTCGATCCGCGCGAACCGGTCACGGCCCTGGAATACATCGAAACGACCAGCCACAAGGCGCTGGTGGGCCGCGGCGACGGATACGAGGTCTATGCCGTCCGTTGGCCGGTGCTGCGCGGCATGAAGGGCGAAGGACTGCTGCTCGTGCCGGTCGACAAGAAGCCGGTGGCCGACGTGGTGGCGGTGCCCGACGCCGATCAGACGCCAGAGATGATCGTGGGCCTCCTGCCGGGTGTCGAGCCGGAGGCGCAGTTTGCCCGGCGGTTGGCCGAAAGCGGCTGCCGTGTGGTGGTGCCGACGCTCATCGACCGGGCCGACACGTTTTCGATTGCCGGCGGCGGTGCCCGGCCAACCAACCAGCCGCACCGTGAATTCATCTATCGCCAGGCATTCGAGATGGGTCGGCACATCATCGGCTACGAGGTGCAAAAGATTCTGGCGGTCGTCGACTGGTTCACGAATGAGGCCAAAGGGGGCGACGCCAAGATCGGCGTCTACGGTTACGCCGAAGGCGGGCTGTTGGCGCTCTACGCTGGGGCACTTGACACGCGGATCGACGTGACCTGCGTGAGCGGCTACTTTGGGCCGCGTGAGCAGGTGTGGGGCGAACCAATCTATCGTAACGTCTTCGGTCTGCTCGATGAATTCGGTGACGCGGAGATCGCCAGCCTGGTCGCGCCACGAGCTTTAATCATTGAGGCCAGTCTTGCACCGAGGATCGATGGTCCGCGCGCACCTCATGACGGCCGAAGCGGCGCGGCGCCGGGCAGGTGGGAATCCCCAAGCACGGATGCCGTGAAGGCGGAGTGGGACCGCGTGCGGCAATGGGTCGCAAAGCGACATCCTGCGTTATCGCACCTTTCACTGCTAAGTGCGCAGGGAAAACCCGGCGTGGAGCTAGGTGCGGCACTTGGCGGCTTTTTGAAGACACTGGCTGGGGCAAAAGCTGCCTCACCCGGCCAGGTGCCCACCTACGATCGCCCCGGCTTCAATCCACAAGGACGCCTCAAGCGGCAGCTCGACGAAATGACCGAATACACGCAGCAGCTAATGCGTGAAGGCGAATACACGCGAAAGGCGCTCTGGGCGAAAGCCAACCGCTCGTCGGTCGATTCGTGGCGCGAGACCACGGCCCAATACCGCAAGATGTTCGCCGACGAGGTCGTCGGCCGCTTCGAACTCGACCGCCTGCCGCCGAACCCCCGCAGCCGCAAAGTGTACGACGAGGCCAAATACACGGGCTACGACGTGGTGCTCGACGTTTTCCCGGAAGTCTTCGCCTACGGCATCCTGCTGGTGCCCAAGGACATCAAGCAGGGTGAACAGCGGCCGGTGGTGGTTTGCCAGCATGGGCTGGAAGGTCGCCCGCAAGACGTGGCCGATCCCAAGATCAACAATCCCGCCTATAACCAGTTCGCCATTCGATTGGCCGAGCGGGGCTTCATCACCTTCTCGCCTCAGAACCCGTATATCTTCAAGGACCGCTTCCGCACCTTGCAGCGCAAGAGCAACCCCTTGCGCAAGACGCTGTTCTCGACGATCGTGCCGCAACACCAGCAGATCACCGACTGGCTGGCCTCGCTGCCGATGGTCGATGCCAAGCGGATCGGCTTCTATGGGCTGTCGTACGGCGGCAAGTCGGCGATGCGCATTCCGGCGCTGGTCGATCGCTACGCGTTGTCGATCTGCTCGGCCGATTTCAACGAATGGATCTGGAAGAACACGTCGATCCGCTCGCCCTACAGCTACGTGGGCACGATGGAGTACGAAATCTTCGAGTTCGACTTGGGCAACACCTTCAACTACGCGGAGATGGCCGGGCTGATTTGCCCGCGGCCCTTCATGGTCGAACGCGGCCATCACGACGGCGTGGCGCCCGACGAGTGGGTGGCCTATGAGTTCGCGAAAGTGCGGCTGCTCTATTCCGACTTGAAGATACCCGAGCGGACGACGATCGAGTTCTTCGACGGCCCGCACACGATCCACGGCGTGGGGACGTTCGCCTTTTTGCACCAGCATCTGAACTGGCCGGAGCCGGCTGTCCCGGCAGCCGCGAAATAG
- a CDS encoding HEAT repeat domain-containing protein, giving the protein MTPQPFKTLLPAVAALLWAAAALAADDAASLGKALAGASPHERAKAADGLADLGPKAKSAVPALVAALADKDANVRGHAAYALGQIGDQRAAVVTGLFSLAGDRDPLVRRTAIRALRSLKLPRNVVLPKMVKALKSAAPADAAAILSTLAEAGEEAVPFLTECLADKEACYWACLALADIGPAAKSAVPELAKLRDREEPTVRLQAFVALGEIGPAAKSAVPMIVKSLETDKNAGVRYAAAFALGQIGAGDKRTRAALAKGIESDDAFLQIVSAWALARVAKDDQPLHDKATKLILEGLKSEKVDVRRAAARALAEINPPPEMVAPVLIKAIHDNDPSVIGNAVDALASLGTKIVPRLANNALKNKDLRLYAVRVLAKIGPDAKEAAPALAETLADATGDYRREAQYVLGLFGADSAPAVPELIKSLSSDDDRVRNSAIYALGKIGPAAKAASPELRKLLAGDDDFARFGATWALVRIDPKDPKMVAAAVPALVKGLSDERPLVRAESAATLGELGPAAKSALPELKKAAEDPEQPVSDAARQAIERINGGKG; this is encoded by the coding sequence ATGACGCCCCAACCTTTTAAGACTCTGCTGCCGGCGGTGGCCGCCCTGCTGTGGGCGGCCGCGGCCCTGGCGGCCGACGACGCCGCTTCGCTCGGCAAAGCGCTGGCCGGCGCCAGCCCCCACGAGCGTGCCAAAGCCGCCGACGGACTGGCCGATCTCGGCCCCAAGGCCAAATCGGCCGTTCCCGCCCTCGTCGCAGCACTGGCAGACAAAGACGCCAACGTCCGCGGTCATGCCGCCTACGCCCTGGGGCAGATCGGCGACCAACGCGCGGCGGTGGTCACCGGGCTGTTCTCGCTGGCCGGCGACCGTGATCCGCTCGTGCGTCGCACGGCCATCCGCGCGTTGCGAAGCCTCAAGCTGCCGCGCAACGTGGTGCTGCCCAAGATGGTCAAGGCGCTTAAGAGCGCCGCTCCGGCCGACGCGGCCGCCATCCTATCGACCCTAGCCGAGGCGGGCGAAGAGGCGGTGCCCTTCCTCACCGAGTGCCTCGCCGATAAAGAGGCCTGCTATTGGGCCTGCCTGGCGCTGGCCGACATCGGGCCGGCCGCCAAGAGCGCCGTACCGGAGCTGGCCAAACTCCGCGACCGCGAGGAGCCGACCGTGCGGTTGCAAGCGTTCGTGGCCCTGGGCGAGATCGGTCCGGCCGCGAAGTCGGCGGTGCCCATGATCGTCAAAAGCCTGGAGACCGACAAAAACGCGGGCGTGCGTTACGCGGCCGCCTTCGCGCTGGGGCAAATCGGCGCCGGCGACAAGCGGACCCGCGCCGCGCTGGCCAAAGGAATTGAGAGTGATGACGCATTTTTGCAGATCGTCTCGGCCTGGGCGTTGGCCCGCGTAGCCAAAGACGACCAGCCGCTGCACGACAAGGCGACCAAATTGATTCTGGAGGGCCTGAAGTCCGAGAAGGTCGACGTGCGTCGCGCGGCGGCCCGCGCGCTGGCCGAGATCAACCCGCCGCCGGAAATGGTTGCTCCGGTGCTCATCAAGGCGATTCACGACAATGACCCCTCGGTCATCGGCAACGCCGTCGACGCCTTGGCCTCGCTGGGGACGAAGATCGTGCCGCGTCTGGCGAACAACGCGCTGAAGAACAAAGACCTGCGGCTCTATGCGGTGCGCGTGCTGGCCAAGATCGGCCCCGACGCCAAGGAAGCCGCGCCGGCATTGGCCGAAACGCTTGCGGACGCCACGGGCGACTACCGCCGCGAAGCACAATACGTTCTGGGCCTGTTTGGCGCTGATTCGGCCCCCGCCGTGCCCGAACTGATCAAGTCGCTCTCCAGCGACGACGATCGCGTCCGCAACAGCGCGATCTATGCCTTGGGCAAGATCGGCCCCGCCGCCAAGGCCGCTTCGCCGGAGCTGCGCAAACTGCTGGCCGGCGACGACGACTTCGCCCGTTTCGGCGCCACTTGGGCGTTGGTGCGGATCGACCCCAAGGATCCGAAGATGGTGGCGGCCGCGGTGCCGGCGCTCGTCAAGGGCCTCTCAGACGAGCGTCCGCTGGTTCGGGCGGAATCCGCCGCCACACTGGGCGAGTTGGGGCCGGCGGCCAAATCGGCCCTGCCCGAACTGAAGAAGGCGGCGGAAGACCCCGAGCAACCGGTGAGCGACGCGGCCAGGCAGGCCATCGAGCGGATCAACGGCGGCAAGGGCTAA